The DNA segment CACTAACAATATACAATAACTAAAATCGGGAGGTATATCATGGCAAGATATCGATGGTATGTTGAAAGGGATCCCTTCCTCAACGAGTTCTCGAGACTTCAGAGGGAGATGTCGCGTCTCTGGAGCCAGAATTTTCCGGAAGGGCAGTCCGCCGAGGCAGGGCTTTTTCCCCTCGTGAACATCTTCGAGGACCAGGACAACTACTTCTTGACCGCGGAGATTCCGGGATTGACAGAAAAGGACCTCGATCTGTCGGTGGTCTCCGATCAGGTGACAATCAAGGGAGAGAGGAAGCTCGAGGAGAAGGAGGACGTGAATTTTCACCGTAGGGAGAGGAGCGGGGGCGCCTTTTCAAGGGTTGTCAGCTTTTCCGACAGGGTAGACCCGGACAAGGTGGAGGCGAGCCTCAAGAACGGCGTCCTAACCTTGAAACTCACCAAGGCCGAGGAGTCGAAGCCGAAGAAGATCAGGGTAAAGATTGATTAAGTCAAAAAACTCCGACAGAAAAGGAGGGAAAAAATGAAAGACAAAGAGATAGAGGCGAGAAAGAAGGACGAGACTAACGTCGCCGCCAAGGCGGAGGGGACCAGAGAAGGGATATACTACAGGCCCAAGGTGGATATCTTTGAAACGGAGGCGGAGCTGACGCTGATCGCCGATATTCCGGGGGTGGAGCCGGACGAACTTGATATAGACATCGCCGACGACACCCTCACGATCGTGGGGAAGGTAAAACCGGCGGACGAGGCGCACAACTACATCATGCAGGAGTACGGCGTTGGCAATTTCTTTCGCCAGTTCACCCTCTCGGAGGTCATCGACCAGGAGAAGATAAACGCCAACTTCTCAAACGGCGTCCTGACGCTCAAGCTCCCCAAGGTGGAGAAGGCAAAGCCGAGGAAGATAACGGTCGGTTAAGGGGAAGCCCTTTTACAAACAAACTGCCGGAAGCAGACAGCTTTTGAACGGATTATAAAACCGGGTTAAACGTATTAAGAGGGTCCGAAGTGCCTAAAGGTGTTTCGGGCCTGTTTTT comes from the Candidatus Zymogenus saltonus genome and includes:
- a CDS encoding Hsp20/alpha crystallin family protein; the encoded protein is MARYRWYVERDPFLNEFSRLQREMSRLWSQNFPEGQSAEAGLFPLVNIFEDQDNYFLTAEIPGLTEKDLDLSVVSDQVTIKGERKLEEKEDVNFHRRERSGGAFSRVVSFSDRVDPDKVEASLKNGVLTLKLTKAEESKPKKIRVKID
- a CDS encoding Hsp20/alpha crystallin family protein, with translation MKDKEIEARKKDETNVAAKAEGTREGIYYRPKVDIFETEAELTLIADIPGVEPDELDIDIADDTLTIVGKVKPADEAHNYIMQEYGVGNFFRQFTLSEVIDQEKINANFSNGVLTLKLPKVEKAKPRKITVG